In Saccharicrinis fermentans DSM 9555 = JCM 21142, a genomic segment contains:
- a CDS encoding sialate O-acetylesterase, which yields MKIYKLIISFSIIVLSLTSCKSLSKTSTQKKAAHLDIYLLIGQSNMAGRAPFKEHDKDTLKNVFLYTGNDSILWEKAANPLNKYSTIRKNISMQKMGPGYTFAQTMASQSKNPIGLVVNAKGGSNIQSWAPGTTFYNEAVRRTKEALKQGQLKGIIWHQGEANASKYKQYIPQIIALIQALRKDFNQPNLPFVAGQLSEDKINRKNFNQMILTLPGKIKNVGIATSENMTTIDQTHFNSASQRILGKRYAAEMLRLLSIQ from the coding sequence ATGAAAATCTACAAATTAATTATCTCATTTAGCATTATAGTACTAAGCCTTACCAGTTGTAAGAGCTTATCCAAAACAAGCACACAAAAAAAAGCAGCGCATTTAGATATTTATTTACTCATCGGTCAGTCGAACATGGCAGGCAGAGCTCCCTTCAAAGAGCATGATAAAGACACCCTTAAAAATGTATTCTTATATACAGGAAACGATTCCATCCTCTGGGAAAAAGCAGCCAATCCTCTCAACAAATACTCAACAATTAGAAAAAATATAAGCATGCAAAAAATGGGGCCTGGCTATACATTCGCTCAAACAATGGCTTCCCAAAGTAAAAACCCAATAGGCTTAGTCGTCAATGCCAAAGGAGGTTCAAACATCCAATCATGGGCACCTGGAACTACCTTCTACAACGAAGCAGTAAGAAGAACAAAAGAAGCTTTAAAACAAGGCCAGTTAAAAGGTATCATTTGGCACCAAGGAGAAGCCAACGCATCAAAATACAAACAATATATCCCTCAAATTATCGCTTTAATCCAAGCCCTACGCAAAGATTTTAATCAACCCAACCTACCATTTGTTGCCGGACAGCTGTCTGAAGATAAAATAAACAGAAAAAACTTCAATCAAATGATACTGACCTTGCCCGGTAAAATTAAAAATGTAGGAATAGCAACAAGCGAAAACATGACAACCATTGACCAAACGCATTTTAACAGCGCCAGTCAGCGTATATTGGGCAAGCGGTACGCGGCCGAAATGTTGAGACTATTGTCTATACAATAA
- a CDS encoding DUF1735 domain-containing protein, translated as MKYINFKYHILFALILIVSACKYDDFVEDYEYCAIYFANETIDRSIIVDEYNYIQVGVVLGGKIANNKEEWVSYHLNPDTATSLGYTILPEAYYTITNSLEEKDANTFYIPKGDMMGLIKVTLTDDFLNDTIALSGQYALGFELDNNTSADTILSDKNVTIITFKYISSQEGVYYHSGIATATDTSIIHNEKTWDLTTVGVGETLLETSGWAGYTGGDYKALIKINEDHSVNLLPIDGAFDFTDSGESTYDPETRTFYLKYNYIDDNREYHSVDTLKFRNREVDGINQWDI; from the coding sequence ATGAAATATATAAATTTTAAATATCATATCCTCTTTGCGCTGATACTCATTGTGTCAGCTTGTAAATACGATGACTTTGTAGAAGATTATGAATATTGTGCCATCTATTTTGCCAATGAAACCATCGACAGAAGTATTATAGTAGATGAATATAATTATATTCAGGTAGGTGTAGTTCTAGGTGGAAAAATAGCCAATAACAAAGAGGAGTGGGTAAGCTATCACCTTAATCCGGATACAGCAACTAGCTTAGGATACACTATATTACCTGAAGCGTATTATACAATTACAAATTCATTGGAAGAAAAAGATGCCAACACCTTCTATATTCCCAAGGGAGATATGATGGGATTGATCAAAGTAACACTGACAGATGACTTTTTAAATGATACAATAGCACTATCCGGACAATATGCGCTAGGTTTTGAATTAGACAACAACACATCGGCCGATACCATACTGTCGGATAAAAACGTTACGATTATTACCTTTAAGTATATCAGCTCTCAGGAAGGAGTTTATTATCATTCTGGAATAGCAACCGCAACGGATACTTCTATTATTCACAATGAAAAAACATGGGACTTAACTACAGTAGGGGTTGGAGAAACACTACTGGAAACCTCAGGATGGGCAGGGTATACCGGAGGCGATTATAAGGCCCTGATCAAAATTAACGAAGATCATTCTGTAAATCTACTGCCCATAGATGGAGCATTTGATTTTACTGACTCTGGAGAGAGCACCTATGACCCCGAAACTCGTACCTTTTACTTGAAATACAATTATATTGATGACAATAGAGAATATCACTCTGTTGACACCCTAAAATTTAGAAATAGGGAGGTAGACGGTATTAATCAGTGGGATATATAA
- a CDS encoding RagB/SusD family nutrient uptake outer membrane protein: MKQLNIKTIPTKIWTAFTFLFIISGCSDTLDPLERGWVDDEQLWKNISYTHAVLDQVYDNIQDDWVDQIGISNDYYTDNAVHNSTESIYATGGGSSSYYPIGEWSFAYTNILQINYYLENGLDVHFTGSDDELDSIAKARYYGEAHFLRAWNESLLLKEYAGPVDAAGQQIMGYPIVKKVYENDEYANLTRNTYDECVQSIIDDLDTAYIYLPQSYLNGISVYDEEFRHGRATQKAALALKARVLLYAASEAYNPTNNNQKWIDAAIAAYRAIQEDGGFQTLEAYGEFDHTASEDHYWRTGYSASSSTLENTHFPPSRYGKGECNPSQNLIDAFPMANGLPADLNDPNYISNPYEGRDARFYHFIAYNGDPMFGNFDPVETFVDGADYNGVLRNNATRTGYYMKRFLSNIAVGNDPRKLDGETTSSQKFAVLLDREELYLNFAEAVNEIAGSDPKTALNEWGINHSAMDALLAIRNREGLDNVDNTELTNSINTQEQFREYIRNERRIELCFRGHRYWDLRRWKIPIETINNTVQGVMIIKNEASGSFTYQTIDIEARNYESNTYYGPIPYSEIAKSNRLVQNFGW; this comes from the coding sequence ATGAAACAATTAAATATAAAAACAATACCCACAAAAATATGGACCGCTTTTACCTTTCTGTTTATCATTTCAGGTTGTTCTGACACATTAGACCCCTTAGAAAGAGGATGGGTAGACGACGAACAACTATGGAAGAATATCAGTTATACACACGCCGTATTAGATCAGGTATATGATAACATCCAGGATGATTGGGTGGATCAAATAGGAATTAGTAATGACTATTATACAGATAATGCAGTCCATAACTCCACTGAATCTATTTATGCAACAGGAGGTGGTAGTTCTTCTTACTATCCCATAGGAGAATGGAGCTTTGCCTATACCAATATACTTCAAATCAATTACTATCTCGAAAATGGACTTGATGTACATTTCACAGGTAGTGATGATGAATTAGACAGCATTGCTAAAGCCAGGTATTATGGTGAAGCTCATTTCCTAAGGGCATGGAACGAATCACTTTTGTTAAAGGAATATGCAGGCCCTGTGGATGCTGCTGGCCAACAAATAATGGGATATCCAATTGTAAAAAAAGTGTATGAAAACGATGAATATGCTAACCTAACTCGCAATACCTATGACGAATGCGTACAGTCCATTATTGACGATTTAGATACCGCCTATATATACCTACCTCAAAGCTACTTAAACGGCATAAGCGTATATGATGAAGAATTTCGTCATGGAAGAGCCACACAAAAAGCAGCCCTAGCACTGAAAGCCAGAGTGCTACTATACGCAGCGAGCGAAGCATATAATCCAACGAATAACAACCAAAAATGGATAGATGCGGCCATTGCTGCTTACAGAGCCATTCAGGAAGATGGAGGGTTTCAGACTCTGGAAGCCTATGGAGAGTTTGATCATACAGCAAGCGAAGATCACTATTGGAGAACAGGATATTCAGCCAGCTCGAGCACACTCGAAAACACTCACTTCCCCCCTTCTCGTTACGGCAAAGGGGAATGTAATCCTTCACAGAATTTAATTGACGCCTTCCCCATGGCCAACGGCTTGCCTGCAGATCTCAATGACCCTAACTACATAAGCAATCCTTATGAAGGCAGAGATGCGCGTTTTTATCACTTCATTGCTTACAACGGTGATCCCATGTTTGGAAACTTTGACCCAGTAGAGACTTTTGTGGACGGAGCCGATTACAACGGTGTGCTGCGAAACAATGCTACCAGAACCGGGTATTATATGAAACGATTCCTTAGCAATATTGCTGTTGGTAACGACCCCCGTAAACTCGACGGAGAAACAACCTCTTCTCAAAAATTTGCCGTACTTCTGGATCGAGAAGAGCTTTACCTAAACTTCGCTGAAGCGGTTAATGAAATAGCTGGTAGCGACCCTAAAACTGCTTTAAATGAGTGGGGCATCAACCATTCAGCCATGGATGCCTTACTAGCCATTAGAAATAGAGAAGGACTCGATAATGTAGACAACACCGAACTTACTAACAGTATTAATACCCAAGAACAATTTAGGGAATACATTAGAAATGAACGTAGAATTGAATTGTGTTTCCGTGGACATCGTTATTGGGATTTGAGACGCTGGAAAATCCCCATCGAAACAATCAATAATACCGTTCAGGGTGTGATGATAATCAAAAATGAAGCGTCTGGATCATTCACTTACCAAACAATTGATATTGAGGCTAGAAACTACGAATCCAATACCTATTACGGCCCAATACCTTATAGCGAAATAGCCAAGTCTAATCGTTTGGTTCAAAATTTCGGATGGTAA
- a CDS encoding SusC/RagA family TonB-linked outer membrane protein, with translation MNKKKNILLLIILLGGFLLSPTHAQNSKKRSTSFTSGLVVDDAGKPVSNLLLTAYKSRKTTVTDQNGQFEIEVELDDFLAVHAEGYKNASHPVHLGKLPNDTLIIQRTSFFNEKEKVAIPFAQIPSSRSTGSVIKVSGDQLEKHPSGIFTEALCGLIPGLMIKQTSSRPGYEGFSITYHGHGVEILVDGLPQSSQVSLREIDEVIFMRGASATAFMGDLGANGLILIKTKRGISGTREMSFEYEYGSGTPTVLGEFLPSYDYANAINKAWLNDGHSQAFYSEEALSAYEKGSDPIRYPDVDYFDTFLRNHVIRHQFNAQASGGTKDSRYFLNIAYNNLEGLEKLSEKRYCDDLSFRSNIDLNLSNAIILDAALTGTYQKQRTPQYATGSMFGVMSSYAPNAFPLMLGDSIYITNQDLGTNLMFELSEGGYIEQTDMRMAFNTGLSIDMDKIVKGLSFKTRGSIDLWNQMSVDMDHSSDEYELLFTTSENRNDTMLIHQTSVGTTQLSPSDNGESVYRKYNSYSIFSYTHAFDQHAISSDLAYYYNSYEMEGRLNINTRQMLNWRANYSLSDKYAIETILSYVGTNMLDNKRYKLFPTVGASWIVSNENFLKRSDQIDYLKIRGSYGQQGYINASNYYTFLDRWGSDGTIRFGTYPTNNKTTTTYEKKQTGNPNLDWPVKKTFNIGADAIFLKRSLAVQMDYFYSKTTGMFDYYQYPSMAGGAAFTSYYNLEEVSANSIELGITYNDAIGDLHYSMGINGAYFVETNELLSEPQYTDTYRMREGTPTDAIYGLDADGLFVSNEDALASNQNFGTTYAGDIRYLDHNSDGKVDENDVHEIGNSDPRFIYGIQLNLRYKGFSIYANANGLAGYDINLNGDNFYQPEGFESRSTLINKDLPNGNVMPRSTIMGSSNNDRNSTYWLVNGGFFRLKNVELAYTIPSSKLSNSFLSSTKFYVRGKNLLTISSLEDRDPEMMSGGYTDYPMFKELSAGVILKF, from the coding sequence ATGAACAAGAAAAAAAACATATTACTACTTATCATTTTGCTTGGGGGCTTCTTATTGAGTCCAACACACGCTCAAAATAGTAAAAAAAGATCCACTTCCTTCACCAGCGGCTTGGTGGTGGACGACGCAGGAAAACCTGTATCAAACCTATTACTCACCGCTTATAAGAGCAGAAAAACGACCGTAACAGATCAAAATGGTCAGTTTGAAATAGAAGTTGAATTAGATGATTTTCTGGCTGTTCATGCCGAAGGATATAAGAACGCAAGTCACCCTGTACACCTTGGAAAATTACCAAACGACACATTAATCATACAACGAACTTCTTTTTTTAACGAAAAAGAAAAGGTAGCTATCCCTTTTGCACAGATTCCTTCCAGTCGTTCCACAGGAAGCGTTATTAAGGTAAGTGGAGATCAACTGGAAAAACATCCCAGCGGAATTTTCACAGAAGCTTTATGCGGACTGATACCCGGCTTAATGATCAAACAAACTTCCAGTAGACCCGGATACGAGGGGTTCAGCATCACCTATCATGGCCATGGCGTAGAAATATTGGTGGACGGTCTGCCTCAATCTTCACAAGTGAGTCTTCGGGAAATTGATGAAGTGATATTTATGAGAGGAGCTTCTGCAACAGCATTTATGGGCGATTTAGGGGCAAACGGTTTAATTTTAATTAAAACCAAAAGAGGAATAAGTGGAACCCGGGAAATGAGTTTCGAATATGAATACGGATCTGGAACACCCACTGTATTAGGCGAGTTTCTTCCTTCATATGACTATGCCAACGCAATTAACAAAGCCTGGTTAAATGATGGCCACTCTCAAGCTTTCTATAGTGAAGAGGCTCTAAGTGCCTATGAAAAGGGTTCCGATCCTATACGATATCCTGATGTTGACTATTTTGATACGTTTTTAAGAAACCATGTCATACGCCATCAATTTAACGCACAAGCATCTGGTGGAACAAAAGACAGCCGCTACTTTTTGAACATTGCCTACAACAATTTAGAAGGATTGGAAAAACTGTCAGAAAAAAGGTATTGCGACGATTTATCCTTTCGTTCGAATATCGATTTGAATCTATCCAACGCTATTATTTTAGATGCCGCACTAACCGGAACTTATCAAAAACAAAGAACTCCACAGTATGCCACCGGAAGTATGTTTGGCGTGATGAGTTCCTATGCTCCTAATGCATTTCCTTTAATGTTAGGTGACTCAATCTATATTACGAATCAAGACCTAGGTACAAACCTGATGTTTGAACTTAGTGAAGGAGGCTATATTGAACAAACAGACATGCGCATGGCATTCAACACAGGCTTATCCATTGATATGGATAAAATAGTAAAAGGACTGTCTTTTAAAACCCGCGGAAGCATCGATCTCTGGAATCAAATGTCAGTTGATATGGATCATTCATCAGATGAATATGAATTACTTTTCACCACCTCTGAAAATAGGAATGACACAATGCTGATCCATCAAACTTCGGTAGGAACCACCCAATTAAGTCCTTCTGATAACGGAGAAAGTGTATATAGAAAATATAATTCATATAGCATTTTTAGTTACACACATGCCTTCGACCAACATGCCATCTCGAGTGACTTAGCCTATTATTACAACTCCTACGAAATGGAAGGTCGACTAAATATTAACACACGGCAAATGTTAAACTGGAGAGCAAACTATTCACTATCGGATAAATACGCAATAGAAACAATATTGTCCTATGTAGGTACCAACATGTTAGACAATAAACGGTATAAATTATTTCCAACAGTAGGCGCCTCTTGGATCGTTAGCAACGAAAACTTTCTGAAAAGAAGTGATCAAATTGATTATCTAAAAATTCGTGGTTCTTACGGTCAACAAGGCTATATAAACGCTAGTAACTACTATACCTTCCTTGATCGTTGGGGCAGTGACGGAACCATTCGATTTGGCACCTATCCTACGAATAACAAAACAACTACAACATACGAGAAAAAACAAACAGGAAATCCGAATTTAGATTGGCCGGTGAAAAAGACCTTTAACATAGGTGCAGATGCCATATTTCTTAAGCGCTCATTAGCCGTTCAAATGGACTATTTTTATTCCAAAACAACAGGAATGTTTGATTACTATCAATACCCTTCCATGGCAGGAGGCGCTGCATTTACTTCTTACTACAATTTAGAAGAGGTTAGTGCAAACAGTATAGAATTAGGCATTACCTATAACGACGCTATCGGTGATTTACACTATAGCATGGGAATCAATGGAGCCTACTTTGTAGAAACAAATGAACTACTTAGCGAGCCTCAATATACAGATACTTACCGCATGCGAGAAGGAACTCCTACGGATGCTATTTATGGATTGGACGCAGATGGTCTATTCGTTAGTAATGAAGATGCGCTGGCTTCCAACCAAAATTTTGGAACGACCTACGCTGGTGATATTCGTTATTTGGATCATAACTCCGATGGGAAAGTAGACGAAAATGACGTACATGAGATTGGCAACTCCGACCCTCGTTTTATATATGGAATACAGCTCAATTTACGCTATAAAGGATTTAGTATATATGCTAATGCAAACGGTTTAGCTGGCTATGACATTAACCTAAACGGCGATAATTTTTATCAACCAGAAGGATTTGAGTCCCGATCAACACTCATAAATAAGGATCTTCCCAATGGAAACGTGATGCCTCGCTCAACCATCATGGGTAGTTCGAATAACGATCGAAATTCTACTTATTGGTTAGTAAATGGAGGGTTTTTCCGACTTAAAAATGTGGAATTAGCCTATACCATACCTTCGAGTAAACTAAGCAATTCGTTTTTAAGCAGTACAAAATTTTATGTGCGTGGAAAAAACCTATTAACCATTTCATCTCTAGAAGATCGGGATCCGGAAATGATGAGCGGGGGTTATACTGATTATCCTATGTTCAAAGAGTTATCTGCAGGTGTAATTCTAAAATTTTAA
- a CDS encoding RagB/SusD family nutrient uptake outer membrane protein: protein MKNILYIILFTLVFFSCGEDYLDKSEDVDIITEEEVFSTYYNMRKYADNMYNMIFNTNAIEVMGDNKHYSHPIVYSDEGIASYPRTQYDAGIEGNYLYYTQKGSGNGLYEFTFPFEAGWQGIRIANITIERIDQPDDITEEQKDFLIGECAFVRAMCYFQILKRYGGMPYFRNSLDLNEYLGYDRLSYYQTAQEIAADCDLAFDKLPHTWDSSNTGRPIKAAALALKSRVLLYAASPTYNTENDYSKWEEAAVAANQLIEYIESDNTYHSLIDASEAIELDVQTVDGEDYLKGSPEKLTAYREIFMNHVLNSEIIFSYYRETNHYYNNTMPGRVFFTKDYLKNKYSLGACPTQDVVDWFETQNGLSTEDDPTFNEQNPYINRDPRFYNDILYNQVSWPNGKNGDEVQTYATGPDGSVGKDYRKKSSDWPNSYTGYMARKFWPEGISGSTTAGKVPFIVPAVWFRVSEAYLNYAEAAYEASGRNNFEATYPANALYSAQQAVNKIRNRVGMPNINSQYLNHNDFIQRIRNERSVEFCFEDGHRWWDIRRWHIAHTDEIRTVYRTNLDWVGVSPEYPTGYMFSKVQHEIVKGFEERHYLYPLKDDDVAIHIEFDQNPGW from the coding sequence ATGAAAAATATACTATATATTATCTTATTTACGCTAGTCTTTTTCAGTTGTGGAGAAGATTATCTGGATAAATCAGAAGATGTTGATATTATAACAGAAGAAGAAGTTTTTTCTACTTACTACAATATGCGCAAATATGCCGACAACATGTATAATATGATATTCAACACCAATGCCATAGAAGTAATGGGCGATAACAAGCACTATTCACACCCCATTGTATATAGTGATGAAGGAATTGCTTCCTATCCCCGTACACAATATGACGCAGGCATCGAAGGCAATTATTTATACTACACTCAAAAAGGTTCAGGTAATGGGTTATATGAATTCACCTTTCCATTTGAAGCAGGTTGGCAAGGTATCCGTATTGCGAACATAACCATAGAAAGAATAGATCAACCGGATGACATTACAGAAGAACAAAAAGACTTCTTAATTGGCGAATGTGCATTTGTTAGAGCCATGTGTTATTTTCAAATATTAAAACGCTATGGAGGAATGCCCTATTTCAGAAACTCCTTGGATTTAAATGAATATTTGGGTTACGATCGCTTAAGCTATTACCAAACGGCCCAAGAAATTGCTGCCGATTGTGATTTGGCTTTCGATAAGTTACCCCACACCTGGGATTCTTCTAATACCGGCAGACCCATAAAAGCTGCCGCCTTAGCATTAAAATCAAGGGTTCTGTTATATGCAGCAAGCCCCACTTACAATACCGAAAACGATTATTCAAAATGGGAAGAAGCAGCCGTAGCAGCCAATCAACTTATTGAATATATTGAAAGCGACAATACCTACCATTCTCTCATTGATGCATCGGAAGCCATAGAGTTGGATGTACAAACGGTAGATGGTGAAGACTATCTAAAAGGATCACCGGAGAAACTGACTGCTTATCGCGAAATATTTATGAATCACGTATTAAACAGCGAGATTATATTTAGTTACTATCGCGAAACAAACCACTATTACAACAACACCATGCCAGGTAGAGTCTTTTTTACCAAGGATTACTTGAAAAACAAATATAGTCTGGGTGCCTGTCCTACACAAGATGTAGTGGATTGGTTTGAAACACAAAACGGCCTTTCCACTGAAGATGATCCTACTTTTAACGAACAAAACCCTTATATAAATCGAGACCCCCGTTTCTATAACGACATCCTCTACAACCAGGTGTCGTGGCCCAATGGAAAGAATGGAGACGAAGTGCAGACTTACGCCACCGGTCCCGACGGCAGTGTAGGAAAAGATTACCGTAAAAAAAGTTCCGACTGGCCCAATTCATACACTGGCTATATGGCACGTAAGTTTTGGCCCGAAGGAATATCAGGAAGTACAACAGCAGGCAAGGTACCATTTATTGTACCCGCAGTATGGTTCAGAGTTTCGGAAGCTTATTTAAACTATGCTGAAGCGGCCTATGAGGCTTCCGGAAGAAATAACTTTGAGGCTACCTACCCTGCCAATGCCCTCTACTCTGCACAACAGGCGGTCAACAAAATAAGAAACCGCGTAGGAATGCCCAATATAAATAGTCAATATTTAAACCATAACGACTTCATACAACGCATTCGAAATGAAAGAAGTGTTGAGTTTTGCTTTGAAGATGGACATCGTTGGTGGGATATTCGCCGATGGCATATCGCACATACGGATGAAATCAGAACTGTTTACAGAACAAATCTCGATTGGGTGGGCGTCAGTCCTGAATATCCAACAGGATATATGTTCTCAAAAGTACAACATGAAATAGTGAAAGGATTTGAAGAACGCCACTATTTATATCCACTCAAAGATGATGATGTGGCAATACATATAGAATTTGATCAAAATCCAGGATGGTAA